The Crocosphaera subtropica ATCC 51142 genome includes a window with the following:
- a CDS encoding glycosyltransferase, with protein sequence MKSTTAKQKNNHKTNQNYLFPPEIWRKRNLLYYQDIERFYRFYVNSNSKVLEVGSGTGYLLASVNPEYGLGIDINEQAIEYARYRFPDLDFILEDGEHYNSNQKFDYILFANTVSYLHDLHKTFSNLASCCHPNTRLILTFHNPAWEIILRLATLLKQRTPIDNLNWLSYEDIRNILNLNGFEVICHHKQMLLPRRIFGLSWLLNKIIAPLPLINQLCLTESIIARPKINQTDTVKQHQTLTCSVIIPARNEAGNIESCVTRMPPLGKHTEIIFIEGHSKDNTWEEIQRVQAKYGHQWDIKICQQTGKGKGDAVRQGFAMATGDILMILDSDLTVRPEDLTHFFDALASGACEFANGCRLVYPVHPQAMPWLNRMANRFFAWLLSYLLGIKIKDSLCGTKVLFRHHYQQIAENRSYFGDFDPFGDFDLLFGAAKLGLQMKDVPVRYDPRTYGSSNIQHFKEGIVLLKMCLFAAKKIKFR encoded by the coding sequence ATGAAATCTACAACAGCTAAACAAAAAAATAATCACAAGACAAATCAAAATTATCTTTTTCCTCCTGAAATTTGGAGAAAAAGGAACCTATTATACTATCAAGATATAGAAAGATTCTATCGATTTTATGTTAACTCTAATTCTAAGGTTTTAGAAGTAGGTTCAGGAACGGGTTATTTATTAGCCTCTGTCAATCCTGAGTATGGCTTAGGAATTGATATTAATGAGCAAGCCATAGAATATGCAAGATATCGCTTTCCTGATTTAGATTTTATCTTGGAAGATGGGGAACATTATAATTCTAATCAAAAATTTGATTATATTCTTTTCGCTAATACCGTTAGTTATCTTCATGACCTACATAAAACCTTTAGCAATTTAGCTAGTTGTTGTCATCCTAACACTCGTTTAATTTTAACTTTTCATAATCCGGCTTGGGAAATTATTCTAAGACTAGCCACTTTATTGAAACAAAGGACACCAATTGATAACTTAAATTGGTTAAGTTATGAAGATATTAGAAATATTCTTAATTTGAATGGATTTGAAGTTATCTGTCATCATAAACAAATGCTACTACCGAGGCGTATTTTTGGCTTATCTTGGCTATTAAATAAAATAATTGCGCCCCTTCCTTTGATTAATCAACTATGTTTAACCGAATCCATTATTGCTAGACCAAAAATTAATCAAACTGATACAGTCAAGCAACATCAAACCTTAACTTGTTCTGTCATTATTCCTGCCCGTAATGAAGCTGGAAATATTGAAAGTTGTGTCACCCGAATGCCTCCTTTGGGAAAACACACGGAAATTATTTTTATTGAAGGTCATTCAAAAGACAATACTTGGGAAGAAATTCAAAGAGTACAAGCAAAATATGGTCATCAATGGGACATCAAAATTTGTCAGCAAACCGGTAAAGGGAAAGGGGATGCGGTACGTCAAGGGTTTGCGATGGCAACAGGGGACATTTTGATGATTTTGGACTCTGATTTAACCGTTAGACCCGAAGATTTAACCCATTTCTTTGATGCCTTGGCTTCAGGTGCTTGTGAATTTGCTAATGGTTGTCGTTTAGTGTATCCAGTTCATCCTCAAGCCATGCCTTGGTTGAATCGCATGGCCAACCGATTTTTTGCTTGGTTACTCTCCTATTTACTAGGCATAAAAATCAAAGACTCTCTTTGTGGAACTAAAGTATTATTTCGTCATCATTATCAACAGATTGCGGAAAACCGTTCCTACTTTGGAGATTTTGACCCCTTTGGGGATTTTGACTTATTATTCGGTGCAGCAAAACTGGGTTTACAGATGAAAGATGTGCCAGTTAGATATGACCCCAGAACCTATGGTTCGTCTAATATTCAACATTTTAAGGAGGGAATCGTTCTTTTAAAAATGTGTTTATTTGCAGCGAAAAAGATAAAATTCCGTTAA
- a CDS encoding class I SAM-dependent methyltransferase, translating into MTEIILQEHRLTWEKKPILRALYRTWYQEMTAQLSPGETLELGGGSGNFKEFAPNVTSSDIVPLPWIDVVADAQDMPFQDQSFDNIVMFDVLHHIENVTLFFNEALRILRPGGRIIMMEPYISPISWLIYHFLHPEPVNFKQDPLIFVEPSPNRQPFDANQAFATTLFERKFSQFRDKYPQFLKVYHRRLSFFIYPLSGGFEKPSLVPMFLYKPLLNLEKMLSFMSRLLAFRILVVLEKREV; encoded by the coding sequence ATGACTGAAATAATCCTACAAGAACATAGATTAACCTGGGAAAAAAAGCCTATTTTACGAGCTTTGTACAGGACTTGGTATCAAGAAATGACCGCTCAACTCTCCCCTGGAGAAACCTTAGAATTAGGCGGCGGTAGTGGTAATTTTAAAGAATTTGCTCCTAATGTTACTTCAAGTGATATTGTTCCGCTTCCCTGGATTGATGTAGTAGCCGATGCTCAAGATATGCCATTTCAGGATCAATCTTTTGACAATATTGTGATGTTTGATGTCCTTCATCATATTGAAAATGTCACCCTCTTTTTTAACGAAGCTTTACGCATTCTTCGTCCAGGTGGGAGAATTATTATGATGGAGCCTTACATCTCACCCATTTCTTGGCTCATCTATCATTTCTTACATCCAGAACCTGTTAACTTTAAACAAGATCCTTTAATCTTTGTTGAACCCTCTCCCAATCGTCAACCTTTTGATGCCAATCAAGCCTTTGCGACGACTTTATTTGAGCGAAAGTTCTCCCAGTTTAGAGATAAGTATCCCCAATTTTTAAAAGTTTATCATCGTCGTTTGTCATTTTTTATTTATCCTTTAAGTGGAGGCTTTGAAAAACCATCATTGGTGCCAATGTTTTTATATAAACCCTTATTAAATTTAGAAAAGATGTTATCTTTTATGAGTCGATTACTTGCTTTTCGCATTTTAGTTGTTTTAGAAAAAAGGGAAGTTTAA
- a CDS encoding FkbM family methyltransferase: MKFSTEGKIKIARLLSRLIVTIRSWFGLSPVTRVKRRGIKWFLDLREGIDLAIYLNVYEPETLNSFKSLIKPGDVVLDIGANIGAMTLPLAQAVGETGQVISFEPTIWAYEKLQRNLVLNPQLINRVQAEQIMLLDRGENPPALVYSSWDLTAEVDNNPSIHPLHQGKLMTTDGVKGISLDEYCEQQRIEQIDLIKLDVDGYELTVLNGAKKTLRQYRPKIIMEMALYVQEEREQIDELLITLQEADYQLVQLTNSQPIAMNQTALEKLCHKAGGINVLAIPKP; encoded by the coding sequence GTGAAATTTTCCACAGAAGGTAAAATTAAAATTGCTCGTTTACTTAGTCGTTTGATTGTGACTATTCGTTCTTGGTTTGGTTTATCTCCTGTAACAAGGGTGAAACGTCGAGGGATTAAATGGTTTCTAGATTTACGAGAAGGAATTGATCTGGCTATTTATTTAAACGTCTATGAACCAGAAACCCTTAATTCTTTTAAATCTCTTATTAAACCTGGGGATGTTGTCTTAGATATTGGGGCAAATATTGGTGCGATGACCCTTCCTTTAGCTCAAGCAGTAGGAGAAACGGGTCAAGTAATTTCCTTTGAACCAACAATTTGGGCCTACGAAAAATTACAACGAAATTTAGTCCTTAACCCTCAATTAATCAATCGTGTTCAAGCCGAACAAATTATGTTATTAGATAGAGGAGAAAATCCTCCCGCTTTAGTTTATTCCAGTTGGGATTTAACGGCTGAAGTTGATAATAATCCGAGTATTCATCCCCTTCATCAAGGAAAATTAATGACAACAGATGGCGTTAAAGGTATTTCTTTAGATGAATATTGTGAACAACAGAGAATAGAACAAATTGACTTAATTAAATTAGATGTGGATGGTTATGAACTAACGGTATTAAACGGGGCAAAGAAAACTTTAAGACAGTATCGCCCAAAAATAATTATGGAAATGGCTTTATATGTACAAGAAGAACGCGAACAAATTGATGAATTACTAATAACTTTACAAGAAGCTGACTATCAATTAGTACAGTTAACTAACAGTCAGCCTATTGCCATGAATCAAACCGCATTAGAAAAGCTGTGTCATAAAGCTGGTGGCATCAATGTTCTTGCTATTCCTAAGCCCTAA
- a CDS encoding FkbM family methyltransferase, which produces MSIIQQVLLWIYALFKKTGLLETAWFKKIFYWAYFFYKKHIEDPFFGLTQQYPELFIGGHILDVGANIGYTATLFSQVITPGFQVYAFEPEIKNIDSLREILNIYHLIGKVIPIQAAVGAKKGTIELWHNESHHADHRILTDTYKASGVAVQEVSQVALLSIDEFVRDELNNAAIKFIKIDVQGYEFPVCLGMEKTLQANPDAVVVLEYMPSAITELGFMPQEILVFFQERDYFMYVLTQRGKLLKADLAIIEQEIKKKTYIDLVFTHQLI; this is translated from the coding sequence ATGTCAATTATACAGCAAGTTTTACTCTGGATTTATGCTCTATTTAAAAAAACAGGTTTATTAGAAACAGCTTGGTTTAAAAAAATTTTTTATTGGGCTTACTTTTTTTATAAAAAACACATAGAAGATCCTTTTTTCGGATTAACTCAACAATATCCTGAACTTTTTATAGGAGGTCATATTTTAGATGTGGGGGCTAACATTGGTTATACAGCAACTTTGTTTAGTCAAGTTATTACCCCAGGGTTTCAAGTTTATGCCTTTGAACCCGAAATAAAAAATATTGATAGTTTACGAGAAATTCTGAATATTTATCATTTAATTGGTAAAGTTATTCCCATTCAAGCTGCTGTTGGTGCTAAAAAAGGAACCATAGAATTATGGCATAACGAAAGCCATCATGCTGATCATCGAATTCTTACCGATACTTATAAAGCCTCTGGTGTTGCTGTTCAAGAAGTTTCTCAAGTTGCATTATTATCCATTGATGAATTTGTTCGAGATGAATTAAATAATGCTGCGATTAAGTTTATTAAAATTGATGTCCAAGGGTATGAATTTCCTGTTTGTTTAGGTATGGAAAAAACTTTACAAGCTAATCCTGACGCTGTAGTTGTTTTGGAATATATGCCTTCTGCAATTACTGAATTGGGATTTATGCCTCAAGAAATATTGGTATTTTTTCAGGAGCGAGATTATTTTATGTATGTTCTTACTCAACGAGGAAAATTATTAAAGGCTGATTTAGCAATTATAGAACAAGAAATAAAGAAAAAGACCTATATTGATTTAGTTTTTACTCATCAATTAATTTAA
- a CDS encoding glycosyltransferase, which yields MKTFIIIDHSLCNLQGHHYECSLSVAESAARQGYEPIIVANKAFPKTLYPNNIKVIPAFEVDWFDNPVSSKEKNKILDFFDFLENHPLEKLSEKINHKFQFYFRYWELTQPKLKALLEKIKGSTSRLLNWIQQDIDLLRSIPFSNTLWGIFKIIWGLVRYILATFLRKVNKALIKLLTPKNESFKDTLSNIFKEIKLTSEDEVFIHTIGIKQVEDVYHYLASADLSKMPRFHILLRRDIDDPLVVYAPGMGLKAIFDNCYNSQLWPDKIQFYTDTDDLIQRYNSLSNVKLYKIPIPFRQEKLTQIVEKADKNKPVHLVYLGDARPEKGYHYLPNIVEYLWTDYIQPGKIKVTIQSNFSIEGGEGLIPQARLALERYPDSKVKLIKTAMSADDYYQLLAEADALILPYDTNSYRFRTSGVLTEALAAGKPVIVPQNSWLGKQVDSSRASLYENSDEIPKKVIEIVENLDRFSESARKFSKRWLEQNSPDSLVKTLLDGKDNNYVDYIEENKVESDINHKKVINNIPKLLPKILLVIESDFLLDQEADNNSFSNYLEYLGLCGYEVYGLFFTNKQERKGENYEPFYHQVYPVIDRLFQEFSVNLKERWIIDYGSPDLIPDNFSLKEYIKEVLNNKNSFKRNLIERYNLSIPSDLSQLLQTNQFDVIFLNSIVSYSIIDRFNIKQSSIICEVPEIASYQYAVNNHRDIEQEDYQLECQLLNQCDALIFHHQYELEKIKETINKPQAYVISGNENSNQTDYYQTMDQVFKALLNDRAIPLKATGEKVAILYPWGDILERKSGASKRVGLLIDYLKLQSYQVRLFTTGDAKDFREDGVHYTYYQQSYQDYCLINDLYKDAYQSWFDALNFETEQNNQTSENSKLSDHWLPWIYYQYRFDSGFIDYVKKIAEWADTVILEYPFWALTVGEICHQLQTQLLITAHDILAQQLDLETLIGKIALAEEIKALKQADHLICVSETDQNFLKQYQLSSTVIPNPINLEQDTSDDLLLEVALPKINSPFCLFVGSQHQPNIEAVKIIQQIAKDFLTDYPDIACQFVIVGSCCEPEEKNNFIALGKVSDQELSALYYRASLILSPILSGTGTSLKIVEAMAYGKLVLGTNVAFRGYSVESGEQCLICDRLDDYSHIITQWLNNSQKRENIEKNAQEFAKNYDYRNLYYSYKQLIEKSDKLIRELPEISQRQQQH from the coding sequence ATGAAAACATTTATTATCATAGATCATTCTCTTTGTAATCTTCAAGGACATCATTACGAATGTAGTTTATCCGTAGCTGAATCAGCAGCCAGACAAGGATATGAGCCTATTATTGTTGCTAATAAGGCTTTTCCAAAAACATTATATCCTAATAATATTAAGGTTATTCCAGCTTTTGAGGTTGATTGGTTTGATAACCCAGTTTCTTCTAAAGAAAAAAATAAGATATTAGATTTCTTTGACTTTCTAGAAAATCATCCTTTAGAAAAATTATCAGAAAAAATTAATCATAAATTTCAATTTTACTTTAGATATTGGGAATTAACACAACCTAAACTTAAGGCTCTTTTAGAAAAAATTAAAGGAAGTACCTCAAGATTACTTAATTGGATACAACAAGATATTGATTTATTACGTTCTATTCCTTTTTCTAATACGTTATGGGGAATATTTAAAATTATTTGGGGATTGGTTAGATATATTTTAGCTACATTTTTAAGAAAAGTAAACAAAGCATTAATTAAATTATTAACGCCAAAAAATGAAAGCTTTAAAGACACACTATCTAACATTTTCAAGGAAATTAAACTAACGTCAGAGGATGAAGTATTTATTCATACAATTGGTATTAAACAAGTCGAAGATGTCTATCATTACTTAGCTTCTGCGGATCTATCTAAAATGCCTCGATTTCATATTCTCTTACGTCGAGATATTGATGATCCTTTAGTCGTTTATGCTCCAGGAATGGGATTAAAAGCAATTTTTGATAACTGTTATAACTCTCAATTATGGCCAGATAAAATACAGTTTTATACTGATACTGATGATTTAATTCAACGCTATAATAGTTTAAGTAACGTCAAATTATACAAAATACCTATTCCTTTTAGGCAAGAAAAATTAACACAAATAGTAGAGAAAGCAGATAAAAATAAACCTGTTCATCTTGTTTATTTAGGGGATGCAAGACCAGAAAAAGGCTATCATTATTTACCTAATATTGTTGAATATTTATGGACAGATTATATTCAACCTGGCAAAATTAAGGTAACGATTCAATCTAATTTTAGTATTGAAGGAGGAGAAGGGTTAATTCCTCAAGCTCGCTTAGCTTTAGAAAGATATCCAGACAGTAAAGTAAAGTTAATTAAAACAGCTATGTCTGCTGATGATTATTATCAACTTTTAGCAGAAGCTGATGCTTTAATTTTACCTTATGATACTAATAGTTATCGCTTCCGAACTTCAGGGGTATTAACCGAAGCTTTAGCAGCAGGAAAACCCGTTATTGTTCCTCAAAATAGTTGGTTAGGAAAACAAGTAGACTCATCAAGAGCAAGTCTTTATGAAAATTCTGATGAAATACCTAAAAAAGTTATAGAAATTGTCGAAAATTTAGATCGATTTTCAGAGTCAGCTAGAAAATTTTCTAAAAGATGGCTTGAACAAAATTCTCCTGATAGTTTAGTTAAAACTTTACTAGATGGTAAAGATAATAACTACGTTGATTATATAGAAGAAAATAAAGTAGAAAGTGATATCAATCATAAAAAAGTTATTAATAATATACCGAAATTATTACCTAAAATTCTGTTAGTAATAGAAAGTGATTTTTTATTAGATCAAGAAGCCGATAATAATTCTTTCTCTAACTATCTTGAATATTTAGGACTTTGTGGTTATGAAGTTTATGGATTATTCTTTACCAATAAGCAAGAACGAAAAGGAGAAAATTACGAACCTTTTTATCATCAAGTCTATCCAGTCATCGATCGACTGTTTCAAGAATTTTCAGTTAACCTAAAAGAAAGATGGATTATTGATTATGGTTCTCCTGATTTGATTCCTGATAATTTCAGTCTAAAAGAATATATTAAAGAGGTTTTAAATAATAAAAATAGTTTCAAAAGAAATTTGATTGAACGATATAATTTAAGTATTCCATCAGATTTAAGTCAATTACTACAAACGAATCAATTTGATGTTATTTTTCTGAATTCTATTGTTAGTTACAGTATTATTGATCGATTCAATATAAAACAATCTTCAATAATTTGTGAAGTTCCTGAAATTGCATCTTATCAATATGCTGTGAATAATCATCGAGATATTGAGCAAGAAGACTATCAATTAGAATGTCAATTATTGAATCAATGTGATGCTTTAATTTTTCACCACCAATATGAACTTGAAAAAATAAAAGAAACTATCAATAAACCTCAAGCATATGTTATTTCGGGTAATGAGAATTCAAACCAAACTGACTATTATCAAACAATGGATCAGGTGTTTAAGGCTTTACTGAATGATCGGGCTATACCCTTAAAAGCAACAGGTGAAAAAGTAGCTATTTTATATCCTTGGGGAGATATTTTAGAGCGTAAAAGTGGCGCAAGCAAACGGGTTGGCTTACTCATTGATTATTTAAAATTGCAATCTTATCAGGTTCGCTTATTTACCACAGGAGATGCCAAAGATTTTAGAGAAGATGGTGTACATTATACTTATTATCAACAATCTTATCAAGATTATTGTCTAATTAATGACCTTTATAAAGATGCTTATCAATCATGGTTTGATGCTTTAAATTTTGAGACTGAGCAAAATAATCAAACTTCGGAAAACTCAAAATTATCAGACCATTGGCTACCCTGGATATACTATCAATATCGCTTTGATTCAGGATTTATTGATTATGTTAAAAAAATAGCAGAATGGGCAGATACTGTTATTTTAGAATATCCCTTTTGGGCTTTAACTGTTGGAGAGATTTGTCATCAACTTCAAACTCAATTACTGATTACAGCACATGATATTTTAGCCCAACAACTCGATTTAGAAACCTTAATAGGAAAAATTGCTTTAGCAGAAGAAATAAAAGCCCTTAAACAAGCCGATCATCTTATTTGTGTTTCTGAAACTGACCAAAATTTTTTAAAGCAATATCAACTATCATCCACTGTTATTCCTAACCCCATTAATTTAGAGCAAGATACCTCAGATGACTTATTATTAGAAGTTGCGTTACCCAAAATCAATAGCCCTTTTTGTTTGTTTGTGGGCAGTCAACACCAACCCAATATAGAAGCGGTAAAAATTATTCAACAAATAGCCAAAGATTTTTTAACTGATTATCCTGATATAGCTTGTCAGTTTGTCATTGTGGGTAGTTGTTGCGAACCTGAAGAGAAAAATAATTTTATTGCTTTAGGAAAAGTGAGTGATCAAGAACTATCCGCATTATATTATCGTGCCAGCTTAATTCTATCCCCCATTCTATCAGGCACAGGAACCTCCTTAAAAATCGTGGAAGCTATGGCCTATGGAAAACTGGTTCTAGGCACTAACGTCGCCTTTCGAGGCTATTCGGTAGAGTCTGGGGAACAATGTCTTATTTGCGATCGCCTAGATGACTATAGCCATATCATTACTCAATGGTTAAACAATAGTCAAAAAAGAGAAAATATCGAAAAAAATGCCCAAGAATTTGCCAAAAATTATGATTATCGTAACTTATATTATTCCTATAAACAGCTAATTGAAAAATCGGATAAACTCATTAGGGAACTTCCAGAAATCAGTCAACGTCAGCAACAGCATTGA
- a CDS encoding glycosyltransferase, producing MKVLIADFDLFSKVGGGQTFYRSIIKKNPQIQFYYIAEKEPLNSPRPTNATAIPYKEQFLISDFKNFFEVTPPKWVERAFAMASNIAASAEGQQFDIIDVPDYEQWGIFLRPALKQYGIKFNRIALSMHGKISKTLRLDWFDWGQANIPLDLQEKMQYKVADIRYGISKSYLDEWREDIEELESYYYNPLHFFDLPRPTQCLPSTESPTLNFIGRTEKRKGPDIFIDLVWWLPETSYSKAQIIGPHSYNYNNTKSSQTYLQEMIQHRQSHLRLCPPMKREELTELFASKSLTFLPSRYDTLNLVALESLFSGCPTAVGNGAGVCRFLEETFPEVPFITINIDDIYACLPQLETVLDNYEDYRQHLVDQLSKANLEVSDPNLEDIYNSSSASHLEIQDELAQWYSQLLSYWESGQKGLSLSKIPAVKAVKKQIKAQIKPTYKQLKKTLAETKSKLKQPLEETKTAQTLKSPQLFERYKYTFNASELNQKDLGNKVKECWKLASAFGSEEQGWRDKLKNGYRIDRVRAWREIARLEELRGNELVAATYKLRGLRLLDGDRFGDLPYVLRVLQDKGFTREVEVIDAMYGKTGQREEKCYNFIEKARQDNLHNQAWDYEIFDDRRHKSEYRVSVIVSLYNAAEKLPLFLNTLQHQTLMRSGEGEIILVDSGSPGDEYKVFKQLAEELKLPILYVRSQARETIQTAWNRGISLAKSPYLSFLGVDETILPDALETLADELDKNPDIDWVIGHSLVTNVDKKGNWVNDIMPYDRTPYHQDLVYLETCYLSWVGALYRRSIHDRFGYYDGTFRGAGDTEFKSRLLPHIKSKVIDRTLGVFWNYPDERTTQSPAAEIEDMRAWYVHRTLAGVRYAFAHRTPEELEQLIYLCLAYRKSYCGHTSSDLEYAYNLSLYLKEIHPQSKALQYLKGIETLLQAYRSLDWMPKLSRFSPLAKVLQTRNLAKQIQEEHLATWKEEKSLGLKPDYRIFNDNRHEQHAFLWLTKVEKSES from the coding sequence ATGAAAGTCCTGATTGCTGATTTTGATTTATTTAGTAAGGTTGGCGGTGGTCAAACCTTTTATCGCAGTATCATTAAAAAAAATCCTCAAATTCAATTCTATTATATAGCAGAAAAAGAACCGTTAAACAGTCCCAGACCGACGAATGCAACGGCAATTCCCTATAAAGAGCAATTTTTAATTAGTGACTTTAAAAACTTTTTTGAAGTAACCCCTCCTAAATGGGTAGAACGGGCTTTTGCCATGGCTAGTAATATTGCTGCCTCCGCTGAAGGTCAGCAATTTGATATTATTGATGTACCAGATTATGAACAATGGGGCATCTTTTTACGACCAGCTTTAAAACAATATGGCATCAAATTTAACCGTATTGCTCTCTCAATGCACGGAAAAATATCGAAAACCCTTCGCTTAGATTGGTTTGACTGGGGACAGGCTAACATTCCCCTCGATCTACAGGAAAAAATGCAGTACAAGGTGGCTGATATTCGCTACGGAATTAGTAAAAGTTATCTTGATGAATGGCGAGAGGATATTGAAGAGTTAGAAAGTTATTATTATAATCCGCTTCACTTTTTTGATTTGCCTAGACCGACTCAATGTTTACCTTCCACTGAGTCACCTACGCTGAACTTTATAGGACGCACAGAAAAGCGCAAAGGCCCTGATATTTTCATCGATTTAGTATGGTGGTTGCCAGAAACTAGCTATAGCAAAGCGCAGATTATTGGTCCTCATAGTTATAACTATAATAATACGAAATCCTCTCAAACTTATCTACAAGAGATGATACAGCATCGTCAGAGTCATTTGAGGCTCTGTCCCCCCATGAAACGGGAAGAATTAACAGAATTATTCGCCAGTAAATCCCTCACGTTTCTCCCTTCAAGGTACGATACTTTAAATTTAGTTGCCCTAGAATCTTTATTCTCCGGTTGTCCAACGGCAGTAGGAAATGGAGCAGGAGTGTGTCGTTTTCTAGAAGAAACCTTCCCAGAGGTTCCTTTTATTACTATCAATATTGATGACATTTATGCCTGTCTTCCTCAACTAGAAACTGTTTTAGATAACTATGAAGATTATCGACAACATTTAGTTGACCAGTTATCAAAAGCTAATTTAGAAGTTAGTGATCCTAACTTAGAAGATATCTATAATAGTTCTTCGGCTTCTCACCTAGAAATCCAAGATGAACTAGCTCAATGGTATAGTCAGTTACTCTCTTATTGGGAATCAGGTCAAAAAGGGTTGAGTTTGTCAAAGATTCCTGCGGTAAAAGCAGTGAAAAAACAGATTAAAGCTCAAATCAAACCTACTTATAAACAACTGAAAAAGACCTTAGCTGAAACTAAATCTAAACTAAAACAGCCCCTCGAAGAAACGAAAACCGCCCAAACTTTAAAGTCGCCTCAATTATTTGAACGTTATAAATATACGTTCAATGCCTCAGAATTGAATCAAAAAGATTTAGGTAATAAAGTTAAAGAATGCTGGAAACTTGCCTCAGCCTTTGGGTCAGAAGAACAGGGATGGCGTGACAAGCTAAAAAATGGCTATCGCATTGATCGGGTTCGGGCCTGGCGAGAAATTGCCCGTTTAGAAGAATTACGGGGCAATGAATTAGTAGCAGCAACCTACAAATTAAGGGGGTTAAGACTTTTAGACGGCGATCGCTTTGGGGATCTTCCCTATGTTCTGAGGGTATTACAGGATAAAGGTTTTACCCGTGAAGTGGAAGTTATCGATGCTATGTACGGGAAAACCGGACAACGGGAAGAAAAGTGTTACAATTTCATCGAAAAAGCCCGTCAAGATAACTTACATAATCAAGCATGGGATTACGAAATCTTTGATGATCGTCGCCATAAGTCTGAGTATCGAGTTAGCGTAATTGTTTCTTTGTACAACGCAGCCGAGAAATTACCTTTATTCCTAAACACCCTACAACATCAAACCTTGATGCGCTCAGGGGAAGGGGAAATTATCTTAGTGGATAGCGGTTCTCCTGGGGATGAATACAAGGTCTTTAAACAACTGGCTGAGGAGTTAAAGTTACCCATTCTCTATGTGCGATCGCAAGCTAGAGAAACCATTCAAACCGCCTGGAACCGAGGAATTTCTTTAGCCAAATCCCCTTATTTGTCCTTCTTAGGAGTCGATGAAACTATCTTACCCGATGCCTTAGAAACCTTAGCTGATGAGTTAGATAAAAATCCAGACATTGATTGGGTCATTGGCCATAGTTTAGTTACCAATGTGGATAAAAAAGGCAATTGGGTCAACGATATCATGCCCTATGATCGTACCCCCTATCATCAGGATTTAGTGTATCTAGAAACCTGTTATTTATCTTGGGTTGGAGCCTTATATCGTCGTTCCATTCACGATCGCTTTGGTTACTATGATGGCACATTCCGAGGAGCAGGGGACACCGAATTTAAGAGTCGACTGTTACCCCATATTAAAAGTAAAGTCATCGATCGCACGCTAGGGGTGTTCTGGAATTATCCCGACGAGAGAACCACCCAAAGTCCAGCAGCCGAAATTGAGGACATGAGAGCTTGGTATGTGCATCGAACTTTAGCTGGGGTTCGTTATGCTTTTGCTCATCGCACCCCAGAAGAATTAGAGCAGCTAATTTACTTATGTTTGGCCTATCGTAAATCCTATTGTGGTCATACCAGTAGTGATTTGGAATATGCCTATAATCTCAGTTTGTATTTAAAAGAAATTCATCCCCAATCAAAAGCCCTGCAGTATCTTAAAGGAATCGAAACCTTATTACAGGCGTATCGTTCTTTAGATTGGATGCCTAAATTGTCTCGGTTTTCTCCCCTAGCAAAAGTTCTCCAAACCCGTAATTTAGCTAAACAAATCCAAGAAGAACATTTAGCGACCTGGAAAGAAGAGAAGAGTTTAGGCTTAAAACCAGATTATCGAATTTTCAACGATAATCGCCACGAACAACACGCATTTTTATGGTTAACTAAAGTGGAGAAATCAGAATCATGA